One part of the Prosthecobacter vanneervenii genome encodes these proteins:
- a CDS encoding efflux RND transporter permease subunit, whose translation MGTLTKYVLKHRPIALALMVLFVLAGALAFNRLPVEAYPDVTNVSVQIITLLPGRAAEEVERLVTVPIENAMNSIPKRASIRSVSLFGLSQVTIVFEDDADRAYCRNMAFQLLSSVSLPPDADTRLSPDTTPVGEIYRYTLDAPRSMPSTELRAVQDWIVERQMRTVSGVVDVIGFGGATKQYQVLIDPMKLLSYDISLRQVLDALSAGNKNAGGAYIEHGPEMFIVRGLGFVQSLEDIGLIAVDTRGGTPIRVKDLGRVLIGEQLRLGRVGRNIPAEHYELDDAIEGIVMLRKGENAMEVLERVRDKIEIINTKFLPAGVHIHMHYDRTNLINRTLHTVHKNMADGIGLVLLVLIMFLGIGNIRSALVVAAVVPLSLLGAFLMLDLRGIPANLISMGAIDFGIIVDSAVVVIEDLLRLMHERREKKESLFKLLPKAVGQMGRPILFSKAILLTAFLPLYTMQRVEGKIFKPMALTLTFALIAGTILALTIVPLLASYALKKGPGEHESWLVRILVRMYRPSLAWTLNHGRIIVLSGVAMLAVAGVVATHTGTEFLPKLDEGSLYIRSFLPQTISPSESAQIVRRMRAVLASFPESKSIITQNGRPDDGTDVNGFDVCETSVDLHPREEWKTAPDRDGLVKKMKAKLNVEVPGVQFQFSQIIEDNVNEAISGVKSELSVKIFGDEPEKLQQLADQIVDILNTVPGAADVGTDRLMGQPQVQIAVDRSAISRAGLSMTDVQSVIETSMGGSVATKVLEGERTFDLVVKMIPRSVASIDGIRRIPVSGSDGERLTLGALASVEVKPGFARIYREENARLTAVKLAVRGRDLGSLVAEAQQKVDAQVKLPKGFHLEWTGAFENQQRAVKRLILVVPITLIAIFFLLFTAFDSAKLATLILLNVPFAAVGGILVLPIAGLAMSVSALVGFIALFGVSVQNGVLLVERIRELRKEGMRMAEAVREGAISRVRPVVMTAAMAALGLLPAALSHAVGAETARPFACVIIGGLVTATLLTLYILPVLYPLFDAGEEGLHSKYVLIEGPGHQPFLSLHKKKKPEDPHTPENPGGAPG comes from the coding sequence ATGGGCACGCTTACAAAATACGTTCTCAAACACCGGCCTATCGCCCTGGCGCTGATGGTCCTTTTTGTGTTGGCCGGTGCGCTGGCCTTCAACCGGCTGCCGGTGGAGGCCTATCCTGACGTCACCAATGTCTCCGTGCAGATCATTACGCTGCTGCCGGGCCGCGCTGCTGAAGAAGTGGAGCGTCTGGTGACGGTGCCGATCGAGAATGCCATGAACAGCATTCCCAAGCGGGCGTCCATCCGCTCGGTCTCGCTGTTCGGGCTATCGCAGGTCACCATCGTCTTTGAGGACGATGCAGACCGGGCCTACTGCCGAAACATGGCTTTTCAGCTGCTTTCCAGCGTGAGCCTGCCGCCGGATGCGGATACGCGACTGTCTCCTGACACGACGCCGGTGGGCGAGATCTACCGCTACACACTGGACGCGCCACGAAGCATGCCTTCGACGGAACTGCGTGCTGTGCAGGACTGGATCGTCGAGCGCCAGATGCGAACGGTCTCAGGCGTGGTGGATGTGATCGGATTCGGCGGTGCCACGAAGCAGTACCAGGTGCTTATCGACCCGATGAAGCTGCTGTCCTATGACATCTCTTTGCGTCAGGTGCTGGATGCACTTTCCGCCGGGAACAAAAATGCGGGCGGGGCATACATTGAGCACGGGCCGGAAATGTTCATCGTGCGCGGCCTTGGCTTTGTGCAATCACTGGAGGACATCGGGCTGATCGCAGTGGATACACGTGGCGGCACGCCGATCCGGGTGAAAGACCTGGGGCGTGTGCTGATCGGCGAGCAACTGCGCCTTGGACGTGTGGGACGCAACATTCCTGCTGAGCATTACGAGCTGGATGACGCGATCGAGGGCATCGTGATGCTGCGCAAAGGCGAGAACGCCATGGAGGTGCTGGAGCGCGTCCGTGACAAGATCGAGATCATCAACACCAAGTTTCTGCCAGCAGGTGTGCACATCCACATGCACTACGACCGCACGAACCTGATCAACCGCACGCTGCACACGGTGCACAAGAACATGGCGGACGGCATCGGGCTGGTGCTGCTGGTGCTCATCATGTTTCTGGGAATAGGGAACATCCGCTCGGCGCTGGTGGTGGCTGCCGTGGTGCCGCTCTCGCTGCTGGGGGCCTTCCTGATGCTGGATCTACGGGGCATTCCGGCCAACCTCATTTCGATGGGAGCCATCGACTTCGGCATCATCGTGGACTCAGCCGTGGTGGTGATCGAAGACCTGCTGCGGCTGATGCATGAGCGGCGGGAGAAAAAGGAATCCCTCTTCAAGCTGCTGCCCAAAGCTGTGGGGCAGATGGGGCGGCCGATTTTGTTCTCCAAGGCCATCCTGCTCACGGCCTTCCTGCCGCTTTACACGATGCAGCGTGTGGAAGGGAAGATCTTCAAGCCGATGGCGCTGACGCTGACCTTTGCACTGATCGCAGGCACCATTCTGGCGCTGACGATTGTGCCGCTGCTGGCCAGCTACGCCCTGAAGAAAGGGCCTGGAGAGCATGAGTCGTGGCTGGTGCGCATTCTGGTGAGAATGTACCGGCCTTCGCTGGCGTGGACGCTGAATCACGGACGCATCATTGTTCTGAGCGGGGTGGCGATGCTGGCAGTTGCTGGCGTGGTGGCCACTCATACGGGCACAGAGTTCCTGCCGAAGCTGGACGAGGGATCGCTGTATATACGTTCCTTCCTGCCGCAGACGATTTCGCCCTCGGAATCTGCACAGATCGTGAGGCGCATGCGGGCCGTGCTGGCATCCTTCCCAGAGTCGAAATCCATCATCACTCAAAACGGACGACCAGATGATGGTACTGACGTCAATGGTTTTGATGTCTGCGAAACATCCGTGGACCTGCATCCGCGTGAAGAGTGGAAGACAGCCCCAGACCGAGATGGGCTCGTCAAAAAGATGAAAGCCAAGCTCAACGTCGAGGTGCCAGGGGTGCAGTTCCAGTTCAGCCAGATCATTGAGGACAATGTGAACGAGGCCATCTCAGGGGTGAAGTCCGAGCTGAGTGTGAAGATCTTTGGTGACGAGCCAGAGAAGCTGCAGCAGCTGGCCGATCAGATTGTGGACATTTTGAACACCGTGCCTGGAGCCGCAGACGTGGGCACTGACCGCCTGATGGGGCAGCCGCAGGTGCAGATCGCGGTGGACCGCTCCGCCATATCGCGTGCAGGGCTGTCGATGACGGATGTGCAGTCAGTGATCGAGACCTCGATGGGCGGCTCCGTGGCCACCAAGGTGCTGGAAGGGGAGCGTACGTTTGATCTGGTGGTCAAAATGATTCCGCGCTCCGTCGCGAGTATCGACGGCATCCGACGCATCCCGGTTTCAGGGTCTGATGGTGAGCGGTTGACTCTGGGGGCGCTGGCTTCCGTGGAGGTTAAGCCTGGCTTTGCCCGAATCTACCGCGAAGAAAACGCCCGTCTAACGGCGGTGAAGCTGGCGGTGCGTGGACGCGACCTGGGCTCTCTGGTGGCCGAGGCGCAGCAGAAGGTGGATGCGCAGGTCAAACTGCCGAAGGGATTCCACCTGGAATGGACGGGGGCCTTTGAAAACCAGCAGCGTGCCGTCAAGCGCCTGATCCTGGTGGTGCCGATCACGCTGATCGCCATCTTCTTCCTGCTTTTCACCGCGTTTGACTCCGCCAAGCTGGCCACGCTGATCCTGCTCAACGTGCCGTTTGCGGCGGTGGGAGGCATTCTGGTGCTGCCGATTGCAGGACTGGCGATGTCTGTTTCTGCGCTGGTCGGATTCATCGCCCTCTTCGGGGTGTCCGTGCAGAACGGGGTGCTGCTGGTGGAGCGAATCCGAGAGCTGCGCAAGGAGGGCATGCGAATGGCCGAGGCGGTGCGTGAAGGTGCAATCAGCCGTGTGCGTCCGGTGGTGATGACGGCTGCCATGGCGGCGCTGGGCCTGCTGCCTGCGGCACTATCTCATGCAGTGGGTGCGGAAACGGCGCGCCCGTTTGCCTGCGTGATCATTGGCGGGCTTGTCACCGCCACGCTTCTCACTTTGTACATTCTGCCGGTGCTGTATCCGCTTTTTGATGCCGGCGAGGAAGGCCTGCACAGCAAGTATGTGCTGATCGAGGGGCCCGGGCATCAGCCGTTCCTTTCTTTGCACAAGAAGAAAAAGCCGGAGGATCCCCACACGCCGGAGAATCCAGGGGGGGCGCCGGGCTAA
- a CDS encoding efflux RND transporter periplasmic adaptor subunit — protein MQIVRYSWLLALFIAACKPAAVVEVDPFPVRVEKSHLIFTSGDPQLKALAVQPVKERDTVVLHLTGKLVWNEDVTTNVFSPLAGRVASIKGARGQKVNVGDELARITSPDFGQAQADAAKSEADLALAKRVLERTRDLLKQGVLPQKELDSAENAFRDAQSERDRAVERLAVWGGRGGYVDGAFALKAPMGGVIVDRNVQPGQEVRSDAMLAGMAVVAAPMFVISDPESLWVHVDVSEQDLSNLQIGQKLEIRSRAYGDKVFPGVLTVIGQSLNPDTRTVVAKGTVSNPEKLLKAQMYVNVNIITHVPKMPQVPIKSVFLREGKACVFVRVSESDFEMRQVTTDAEDAGQVFVSKGLKADEVVVSEGALVLESLLDANTSTANAGAEKAEH, from the coding sequence ATGCAAATCGTCAGATACTCATGGCTCCTGGCGCTGTTCATCGCAGCGTGCAAACCCGCAGCTGTTGTCGAGGTGGATCCTTTTCCTGTCCGAGTGGAAAAGAGCCACCTGATCTTCACCTCGGGAGATCCACAGCTTAAAGCACTGGCTGTCCAGCCGGTCAAAGAAAGGGACACAGTGGTGCTGCACCTGACGGGCAAGCTGGTCTGGAACGAGGACGTGACGACCAACGTTTTCTCCCCATTGGCGGGACGTGTGGCCAGCATCAAAGGCGCGCGTGGGCAGAAAGTGAATGTGGGTGATGAACTGGCACGCATCACCTCTCCGGACTTTGGCCAGGCACAGGCGGACGCCGCTAAGTCGGAGGCCGATCTGGCGCTGGCCAAACGAGTGCTGGAACGTACGCGCGATCTCCTCAAGCAGGGTGTGCTGCCGCAGAAGGAACTCGACTCCGCTGAAAATGCCTTCCGTGATGCGCAGTCTGAGCGCGATCGTGCTGTGGAGCGTCTGGCGGTGTGGGGTGGCAGAGGCGGTTATGTGGACGGAGCATTTGCGCTCAAGGCACCGATGGGCGGAGTTATCGTGGACCGTAATGTCCAGCCTGGTCAGGAAGTGCGATCTGATGCAATGCTGGCCGGCATGGCGGTCGTGGCCGCACCGATGTTTGTCATTTCAGATCCTGAGTCGCTGTGGGTGCATGTGGACGTGAGCGAGCAGGATCTGTCTAACCTGCAGATAGGGCAGAAACTGGAGATCCGCTCGCGTGCTTATGGGGACAAAGTGTTTCCTGGAGTGCTGACGGTGATCGGTCAGTCTCTGAATCCGGACACCCGCACAGTGGTGGCCAAGGGAACGGTTTCTAATCCCGAGAAGCTGCTGAAAGCGCAGATGTATGTGAACGTGAACATCATCACGCATGTGCCGAAGATGCCGCAGGTCCCGATTAAGTCGGTGTTTCTGCGAGAAGGAAAGGCGTGTGTGTTTGTACGTGTTTCCGAAAGTGATTTTGAAATGAGGCAGGTGACCACAGATGCGGAGGACGCCGGGCAGGTCTTTGTCAGCAAAGGACTCAAAGCTGACGAGGTGGTGGTTTCGGAGGGCGCTCTGGTTCTTGAGAGCCTGTTGGATGCGAACACCAGCACAGCCAACGCCGGAGCTGAAAAGGCCGAACACTAA
- a CDS encoding TolC family protein encodes MKTGLLLILLFICLKLQVVAADTSAAADQETQGPTPERLAELVKSTTKRTSIKLEDYLAKVAASNLGYASQRYNVTIADAAIMASRVFQNPVIQVGNMMDITNGGNQRLPGYYNGFVTQTFELGGKRRIRYLVARKNYAATASTLQSFLQNLRLDASAAYADAIAMGQVAAQFQRTATLLRELLQAQQERQKAGDISDVDLLQTRVEVRQFEAELLAAQSQATSAELGLNAFLGPQFSGTHWQPVGTLDVTPHSTDLFKLLSSAIKNRPDLIAMRYQRDAAKENINLEKAKRVPDVNVGVGWTNSTYSGNNTSPQPNYNMVGLQFSLPLPIWNRNKAGIASSEAMASQAQLDLENAEVKAGVDVRQALSLYGMARERVDLYKAGVLKDVDSALEKRVVSYKRGGSSLLELLDAQRKANEVWMSFYTAQSDHARAVIELHRAAGIWIIHF; translated from the coding sequence ATGAAAACAGGTCTTCTTTTAATACTGCTGTTCATCTGCTTGAAGCTGCAGGTCGTCGCTGCGGATACATCTGCCGCCGCTGATCAGGAGACACAGGGACCAACACCTGAACGGCTGGCTGAGCTGGTCAAAAGCACCACCAAACGCACGAGCATCAAGCTGGAGGATTACCTGGCCAAGGTGGCGGCGTCGAATCTTGGGTATGCATCCCAGCGTTACAATGTGACGATCGCGGATGCTGCAATCATGGCCTCCAGAGTTTTTCAAAATCCGGTGATCCAGGTGGGCAACATGATGGATATCACAAACGGCGGCAACCAGCGACTGCCTGGCTACTACAACGGGTTTGTGACGCAGACCTTTGAGCTTGGGGGGAAGCGTCGTATTCGATATCTTGTGGCGCGGAAAAACTATGCGGCCACGGCTTCAACGCTGCAGAGCTTTCTTCAGAATCTGCGGCTGGATGCTTCTGCGGCTTATGCGGACGCCATCGCCATGGGGCAGGTGGCTGCCCAATTTCAACGCACCGCCACTCTTCTGAGGGAGCTGCTGCAAGCTCAGCAGGAGCGGCAAAAGGCGGGGGATATCAGTGATGTAGACCTGCTGCAAACGCGTGTGGAAGTACGCCAGTTTGAGGCTGAACTCCTTGCCGCACAATCTCAAGCGACAAGCGCGGAACTGGGGCTGAATGCATTTTTGGGACCGCAGTTTTCCGGCACACACTGGCAGCCGGTGGGCACACTGGACGTCACACCGCATAGCACAGACTTGTTCAAGCTGCTTTCCAGCGCCATCAAAAACCGTCCGGACTTGATCGCTATGCGCTACCAGCGCGATGCGGCGAAAGAAAACATCAATTTGGAGAAAGCCAAACGAGTGCCAGATGTGAACGTGGGAGTGGGTTGGACGAATAGCACTTACTCCGGAAACAACACTTCACCGCAGCCAAACTACAACATGGTGGGTCTTCAGTTTTCCCTGCCCTTGCCGATCTGGAACCGGAATAAAGCTGGGATCGCATCATCCGAGGCGATGGCGAGCCAGGCCCAACTGGATCTTGAAAATGCCGAGGTGAAAGCCGGGGTGGATGTGAGGCAGGCGCTTTCCCTTTATGGCATGGCGCGCGAGCGAGTGGATCTCTACAAAGCCGGAGTGTTGAAGGATGTGGACTCAGCCCTGGAGAAGCGTGTGGTCAGCTACAAGCGTGGCGGCTCTTCGCTTCTGGAACTGCTGGATGCGCAGCGAAAAGCGAATGAAGTCTGGATGAGTTTCTACACCGCGCAAAGCGATCATGCCCGTGCGGTGATCGAGCTGCACCGAGCGGCTGGCATCTGGATCATACACTTTTGA